The genomic interval GGCCGCGACAGCACCCAGGCCAGGCCCGCCTCCGCCGGGTCCCGCCCGGTCCGCCCGCAGAACCGCTCGTACGCCTCGACGCGCGGCCGCAGCTCCGGCAGCAGCTTCTGGGCCCGGCCCTGCGCCGACTTCACGGCCGTGCCGGCCGCCAGCTTCGCGAGCGCCCCGCTGAGCAGTCCGCCGTGCAGGGGCGACCAGGCGAAGACGCCGAGCCCGTAGGCCCGGGCGGCGGGCAGCAGCTCCAGGTCGGCGTGGCGGACGGCCAGGTTGTACAGGCACTGCTCGGAGACCAGCCCGAAGGAGTGCCGGCGGGCGGCGCTCTCCTGGGCGGCGGCGATGTTCCAGCCGGCGAAGTTCGACGAGCCGACGTAGCCGACCTTGCCACTGGTGACGAGGCGGTCCATGGCCTGCCAGATCTCGTCCCACGGGGCGGCCGGGTCGACGCGGTGCATCTGGTACAGGTCGATGTGGTCGACCCCGAGGCGGCGCAGGGACCGCTCGCAGGCGGCGACGATGTGCCGGGCCGACAGCCCGCCGTCGTTGATCCGCTCGCTCATGTCCTCACCGACCTTGGTCGCGAGGAGGACGTCCTCGCGCCGGACGCCGCCTCGGGCCAGCCAGCGGCCGACGAGCTCCTCGGTGTGGCCCTTGTAGAGCCGCCAGCCGTAGATGTCGGCCGTGTCGACGCAGTTGATGCCGCGGTCGAGCGCCGCGTCCATGAGCCGCATGGCGTCGTCGTCCTCGACCCGCCCGCTGAAGTTCACCGTGCCCAGCCAGAGCCGGCTGACCAGGGTGGCACTGCGCCCGAGCCGTACGTGCGTCCGGTTCCCGCTCATTTCCCGCCACCGCCCTTCGCCGGGGCGGCCGCGGCCGCCTCCGCCATCGCCGTCACCATGTCGTCGAGCCCCTCGCCCAGGGGCACCCCGGCCCGCCAGCCGGTCACCGCGCGGAAGGCGGCGGGGTCCGACTCCGGGGTGCGGAAGTCACCGGCCTCCGCGTGGCCGGGAGGCGGCACGGAGAGGACCGGGACGGCGGGCTTCCCGGTGCGCGCGGCGACGACGCCGGCGAGGGTGGTGAAGACGTCGCCGAGGCGCTCCAGGCGCCCGGAGCCGACGGTCCAGGGGCGGCCCTGGAGCTGCGCCACGTGGCGCAGCGCGGCGGTGAACGCGGCGGCCGCGTCCCGGACATGGAGGAAGTCGCGTTCGACCGAGCCGTCGTGCCACATCGTGAGGGGTTCGCCGCCGAGAGCCCGGGCCGCCATCGTGGCGAGGACGCCCCGGCCGGTGGACCCGGAGAGCGGGCTGCGGCCGTACACGGTCGCCAGGCGCAGCACGACGCCGCGTACGGTGCCGTCGGCGGTGGCCTCGCGCAGGATCTCCTCGGCGGCGGTCTTCTGCGCGGCGTACGAGCCGGGCCGCGGCGCGGCGCCCGAGCCGGTCTGGATGGTCCCCGCGAAGATCACGGCGGGTGGGGTGCCGGGACGGTCCCGGAAGGCGTCCACGAGGTCGCGCACGAGGCCGACGTTCACGCGCTCGGAGCGCTCGTCGGCGGCCCGCCAGGACTGCCCGCCGCCGATGTGGGCGGCGAGGTGCACGACGGCGTCGGCGCCCTCGACCGCGTCGGCGACCGCCCCCGGCAGGGCCAGGTCCGCCCGCCGCACCTCGATCCCGGCCGCCGCCACCGCGGGCACCGGGCAGGCCCCGCGCGCCACCGCCCGTAACCGCACCGGCAGCCGCGCGAGTTCGGCGACCACCGCGGACCCCACGAACCCGGAGGCCCCGAGCACCACGACCGACGGCCCGCGCGGGTCGTCGGCCGTTTCGAGCAACCCGGCGATGTCCTTCACACGGCCTCCCGCACAGCGCACACGATCGAAGTCCCCTGGATTCAACGTCATCACCACGGGGCGCGGGCCCGCCGGCGTGATCGGACGGGCGACTTCGTCAGGTCCCGGAGCGGTCCGGAGGGGGCGCCTCTGCCACCCCTCCCACGTCCGGTCACGGATCGAGGTGACGGCCGGGTCGGCGAGGCCCGCGTCGCGGAGCTGCCGGACGTGCCCGGTCCCACAGGCCGAGCCACCCGGAGCGGAAGGTCTCGCGCGCGGTGGCGCCGCTGAGCGGAAGGGTGCGGCGGCGAGCGCACCGCAGGGGCGCGGCACGCGGGCCCCATTACTTCGCAGGTAATCGCGCGCTTCCCCGCCGCCCGGCAGGCTGAGGGCGAGCGGATCCCGGGCCGGCGCACTCCGGCCGGGGGTCCGCGAGGGGGATCGTCCTCGGGCCGGGCCGCCAGGGGGGAGGCCCGGGCACGGGGGACCGAGGACGGAACAGGCCGCCGGGAACAGGGCGGTGACACCGACCGCTGGAGACAGAGGAGCGCATCATGTCGCAGTACGAGACCGCCGTCGCCCGCTACTTCGAGGCGTGGAACGCGACGGGCGGGGACGCGCTCGCCAAGGCCGTCGCCGCCGCGTGGAGCGAGGACGGGTCCTTCACCGACCCGCTGTCCCGGGCCCGGGGGCACGCGGACGTCGCCGCCGTGATCGCGGGGGTCCACGAGCAGTTCCCCGGCTTCGAGTTCCGGCGGACGGGCGGGGTCGACGGGCACCACGACACCGCGCGCTTCAGCTGGGAGCTGGTGTCGCCGGCCGACGGGTCCGCGCCGGTGGCCGGGTTCGACGTCATCACGCTGGCCGAGGACGGCCGGATCCGGTCGGTGCTCGGTTTCCTGGACCGGGTGCCTACGGCGTGACGAGCTGAAGCTCCCGAAGGTGCCGGGCCGTCTCCGGGTCGGCGGGGAGGAAGGTCTCCATCGCCAGCTCGGAGACGGTGACGTCCATCGGGGTGTTGAAGGTCGTGATGGTCGAGATGAACGACAGGGTCCGGCCGTCGAGTTCGACGACGAGGGGCAGGGCGTACGGCGCCCTGCCGGGGTCGGCCGGCGGGGGTCCGTCGGCGGCCCCCTCGGGCAGGGGGTAGGCGCCGACCTCCTCGTACAGGGCGCGCAGCGGGGCGGAGCGCACCAGGGCCAGCTGGCGTTCCATCTGGTGGAGGAGGTGGCCGCGCCACTCGCGGAAGTTGCGGATCCGCGGGGCGAGGCCCTGGGGGTGCAAGGTCACGCGCATGGCGTTCAGCGGGGCTTCGAGCAGGTGTTCCGCGACGCCCTGGAGCAGCGTGCCGATGCCGCGGTTGGCGGCCACCACGTCGTAGGCGCCGTCGACGACCAGGGCCGGGTAGGGCTCGTGCCCGCGCAGCAGGGCGTCCAGGCCCTCCCGGAGTCCGGCCAGCGCCGGGTCGTCCAGCGGCCGCTCGGGGAAGCGGGGGGCGTAACCGGCCGCGAGGAGCAGGGCGTTCTGCTCGCGCACGGGCACGTCGAGCCGGTCGGCGAGGCGCAGCACCATCTCCTGGCTGGGCCGGGAGCGGCCGGTCTCGATGAAGCTGATGTGGCGGGCGGACGAATCGGCCCGGAGCGCCAGCTCCAGCTGGCTGATCCGGCGCCGCTCCCGCCATTCGCGCAACAGCGCGCCCACTCCGGTGGCCACCGCGGCAGTCGTCATGCCCCGACCGTAACGCGTGGCCGCCCGGCGGCCGGGTCCGGGCCGGGGCGGCGGCGGGAATTCCCGGAAACCGCGGAAACCGCCGATGGTACGGCCCTACTTGATCAGGGCATGATTTCAGCCATGGCTCACCCGCACCTGCCGACCACCGAGGCCGCTGTCGTCGCGATCCGCGAAATCGCGGACGAATACGGTGTGCGCGTTTCCGTCACGGACGACATCGGCGCGGACCGGACCTCGCGCCGCTCCTCGGCCGGAATGTTCACGGTCGCCGCGGCCGAGGAGTAGCCCGCCGCCGCGTGGCCGGCGGCGGCGCGCACCCCCGCCACCGGGAAGCGGTCGTCAGGAAGCGGTGCTCAGGAAGCTCTTGTCAGGAAGCCGTCCGCAGGCTCCCCCGCCGCAGCCGGTCCAGCGGCGACGGCCTGCGGTCCAGGCGGGCGTCCAGCAGAGCCGCCGCTTCCTCGTGCCGGCCCGCCGAGACCAGGGCGAACAGCAGCGTCTCCTCCACGACGTCGCGCTGGGCCGCGCTGCCGCCGAGGGCCGGGACCAGCGGCAACAGGGCCCGCAGCGCCGGCAGGGCCGCCGCCCAGTCCTCGTCGACGACCGCCGAGAGGGCGGCGCACAGCGGGGCGACGACGTCACGGAAGACCGGGTCCCCGTGGGCCCCGGCGCGGGCGCGCAGGCGCAGCAGCGCGGCGCCGTCACCCGCCGCCGCGAGGGTGACTGCGGCGTGCAGGGCCGCGAACGGGGTCGGCGGCTCGGTCCGCCAGCCCTCCGGGGCCCCGGCGAGGACGGCCTCGGCGGGCAGCGGGCCGTCCCAGGCGCCGGTCATCCGGCAGCGCCACAGGAGCGCGCCGGAGTCCACCAGCGCGCGGGCGCCGGTGACCGTGGGCGGCGCGAGCTGGGTGAGGTAGCGGGCGCGTACGGCGTCGGTGTCGCCGGTCGCCAGTTCGTGCAGGGCGGCGTGCCAGCTGAAGTGGGCGCGGTTGTTGGCGCGCCGGCCCTCCGCGTCGATCCAGCGGTCGATCCAGGCCAGGCCCTCGGTGTGCCGGCCGGTCTCGTAGAAGACGTGGGTCCGCGCGTGGACGGCGTGGCCGGAGCCGGGCTCGGCGGCGAGGGCGCGGACGGTCAGCTCCTCGGCCTCGTCCCAGCGCTCCTGCTCCTGGCGGACGAAGGCGAGCTGGCCCTGGTACCACCAGTCGTCCCCGTAGGCGGGGGCGAGCCGCTCCACCAGGTCCCAGGTCTGTTCGCCGCACGTCACGCCGCCGAAGGCGATG from Streptomyces albireticuli carries:
- a CDS encoding aldo/keto reductase; the encoded protein is MSGNRTHVRLGRSATLVSRLWLGTVNFSGRVEDDDAMRLMDAALDRGINCVDTADIYGWRLYKGHTEELVGRWLARGGVRREDVLLATKVGEDMSERINDGGLSARHIVAACERSLRRLGVDHIDLYQMHRVDPAAPWDEIWQAMDRLVTSGKVGYVGSSNFAGWNIAAAQESAARRHSFGLVSEQCLYNLAVRHADLELLPAARAYGLGVFAWSPLHGGLLSGALAKLAAGTAVKSAQGRAQKLLPELRPRVEAYERFCGRTGRDPAEAGLAWVLSRPGMSGAVIGPRTVGQLDSAVRALDLVLSEEELAELDVIFPPVGGGGAAPGAWAG
- a CDS encoding NAD-dependent epimerase/dehydratase family protein; its protein translation is MKDIAGLLETADDPRGPSVVVLGASGFVGSAVVAELARLPVRLRAVARGACPVPAVAAAGIEVRRADLALPGAVADAVEGADAVVHLAAHIGGGQSWRAADERSERVNVGLVRDLVDAFRDRPGTPPAVIFAGTIQTGSGAAPRPGSYAAQKTAAEEILREATADGTVRGVVLRLATVYGRSPLSGSTGRGVLATMAARALGGEPLTMWHDGSVERDFLHVRDAAAAFTAALRHVAQLQGRPWTVGSGRLERLGDVFTTLAGVVAARTGKPAVPVLSVPPPGHAEAGDFRTPESDPAAFRAVTGWRAGVPLGEGLDDMVTAMAEAAAAAPAKGGGGK
- a CDS encoding nuclear transport factor 2 family protein, with the translated sequence MSQYETAVARYFEAWNATGGDALAKAVAAAWSEDGSFTDPLSRARGHADVAAVIAGVHEQFPGFEFRRTGGVDGHHDTARFSWELVSPADGSAPVAGFDVITLAEDGRIRSVLGFLDRVPTA
- a CDS encoding helix-turn-helix transcriptional regulator; the encoded protein is MTTAAVATGVGALLREWRERRRISQLELALRADSSARHISFIETGRSRPSQEMVLRLADRLDVPVREQNALLLAAGYAPRFPERPLDDPALAGLREGLDALLRGHEPYPALVVDGAYDVVAANRGIGTLLQGVAEHLLEAPLNAMRVTLHPQGLAPRIRNFREWRGHLLHQMERQLALVRSAPLRALYEEVGAYPLPEGAADGPPPADPGRAPYALPLVVELDGRTLSFISTITTFNTPMDVTVSELAMETFLPADPETARHLRELQLVTP